From the Agrobacterium larrymoorei genome, one window contains:
- the tnpC gene encoding IS66 family transposase: METTPPQGQDELSALRALVAEQAAKLERQDAEVTKRDTIIDILRAQLELLRHRQHGASSEKIDRKIEQFELMLEEIEASRAEAEVRSGRTPLPELEDACEKPKRRPLPDGLPTEERIYPAPCNCPTCGGTSFLKAPDKVVQVMEHVPASVKIVRHVEKRFVCKDCDTSLAGKMPTLPIERGKPGPGLLAHIMVSKFDDHIPLYRLSEMYDRLGIDISRSVMADWMGRASALLGPLILLIRAHIAAVDRIHTDDTPVDVLDPGRGKTRTGRVWVYVFDGRGYQDPRPGAIAYYYSPDRKGVHPAEHLSNFSGVMHADGYAGYNKLYGNQIIEAACMAHVRRKFHDVIKLKPSTIAQEALSRIGALYDIEDRIRGMLPDERRDLRQQHAKPILDELKEWIEDVQTTLPQKQKLAEAMRYALSRWAALSVYLDDGRVEIDNNIAERAMRPLGIGRKNWLFAGSDKGGERIANILSIIETAKLHGHNPEAYLTDVLARIQDHPKDRLENLLPWNWTPANARCEAA; this comes from the coding sequence ATGGAAACAACGCCGCCACAGGGTCAGGACGAGCTATCTGCACTGCGTGCATTGGTTGCTGAACAGGCGGCGAAACTCGAGCGACAAGACGCGGAAGTTACCAAGCGCGATACCATAATCGACATTTTGCGCGCGCAGTTGGAGTTGCTGCGCCATCGACAGCATGGGGCCTCGTCCGAGAAAATAGACCGCAAGATCGAACAATTCGAACTGATGCTCGAGGAGATTGAAGCGTCCCGCGCCGAGGCTGAGGTTCGCTCTGGAAGGACACCACTGCCGGAGCTGGAAGATGCCTGCGAAAAGCCAAAACGCAGACCTTTGCCGGATGGGCTGCCGACAGAAGAGCGGATCTATCCGGCGCCGTGCAATTGCCCGACCTGCGGCGGGACATCGTTCCTGAAAGCACCTGATAAGGTGGTCCAGGTCATGGAGCATGTGCCGGCATCCGTGAAGATTGTTCGCCATGTCGAAAAGCGCTTCGTTTGCAAGGACTGCGACACTTCGTTGGCTGGCAAGATGCCGACCCTGCCGATCGAGCGCGGCAAACCCGGTCCCGGATTGCTTGCCCATATCATGGTCTCCAAGTTCGACGATCACATCCCACTTTACCGACTGTCGGAGATGTACGATCGGCTTGGGATCGATATCTCCCGTTCCGTGATGGCCGACTGGATGGGGCGTGCATCGGCTTTGCTCGGCCCCCTGATTTTGCTGATCAGAGCGCATATCGCGGCCGTCGATCGGATCCATACCGACGACACTCCGGTCGATGTTCTCGACCCTGGACGAGGAAAGACCAGGACCGGGAGGGTCTGGGTCTACGTCTTCGATGGGCGTGGCTATCAAGATCCCAGGCCCGGAGCGATCGCTTATTATTACAGCCCTGACCGCAAGGGGGTTCACCCAGCCGAACATCTTTCCAACTTCAGTGGCGTGATGCACGCGGACGGCTATGCTGGCTACAACAAGCTGTACGGCAATCAGATCATAGAGGCTGCCTGCATGGCGCATGTACGCCGCAAATTCCATGACGTGATCAAACTCAAGCCATCAACGATCGCGCAGGAAGCGCTGTCGCGCATTGGTGCTCTCTACGATATCGAGGATCGTATCCGTGGCATGTTGCCTGACGAGAGGCGGGATTTGCGCCAGCAGCATGCCAAACCCATCCTGGACGAGCTGAAAGAGTGGATTGAGGATGTCCAGACAACACTGCCACAGAAACAGAAGCTGGCGGAAGCGATGCGGTATGCGCTGTCACGATGGGCAGCATTGAGCGTCTATCTTGATGACGGCCGGGTTGAAATCGACAACAACATAGCTGAGCGTGCCATGCGACCACTGGGAATTGGCCGAAAGAACTGGTTATTTGCGGGCTCCGACAAGGGTGGTGAGCGCATCGCAAATATCTTGAGCATCATCGAAACCGCAAAGCTTCATGGCCACAATCCGGAAGCCTATCTGACCGATGTGTTGGCCCGGATCCAGGATCATCCCAAAGACCGACTTGAAAATCTGCTGCCTTGGAACTGGACGCCGGCAAACGCTCGGTGCGAGGCTGCCTGA
- the tnpB gene encoding IS66 family insertion sequence element accessory protein TnpB (TnpB, as the term is used for proteins encoded by IS66 family insertion elements, is considered an accessory protein, since TnpC, encoded by a neighboring gene, is a DDE family transposase.) → MIGPSGNVQVYLACGVTDMRRGIDGLSALVEGVIRQAPGSGAIFGFRGRRADRIKLLWWDGQGFCLFYKVLERGYFPWPAAKDGVVHLTQAQLSMLVEGIDWRRPTWTSAPHRTG, encoded by the coding sequence ATGATCGGGCCGTCAGGGAATGTACAGGTTTATCTGGCCTGCGGAGTGACTGACATGCGTCGCGGTATCGACGGTTTGTCAGCGCTGGTCGAGGGGGTGATCAGACAAGCGCCTGGTTCTGGCGCGATCTTCGGGTTCCGCGGCAGGCGCGCGGACCGAATCAAGCTTTTATGGTGGGACGGCCAAGGCTTTTGCCTGTTTTACAAGGTTTTGGAACGCGGATACTTCCCATGGCCGGCGGCCAAAGATGGCGTTGTGCATCTGACGCAGGCTCAGTTGTCGATGCTCGTCGAGGGGATCGACTGGCGACGACCGACATGGACGTCAGCGCCTCATCGCACGGGCTGA
- the tnpA gene encoding IS66-like element accessory protein TnpA — protein MARMEIMSGTERRRRWSDEAKLRILAEADEPGARIGDVARRHDVHPGQIRLWRKSFNYVDRPTVFLPVEIVEEFGVSQASTTATRLAIVEILLRNGRSLKVPVDVELKLLGPLVACVEAA, from the coding sequence ATGGCCCGCATGGAGATCATGTCCGGTACCGAGCGCAGACGGCGCTGGTCGGACGAGGCGAAGCTGAGGATACTGGCGGAAGCTGATGAGCCGGGTGCTCGCATTGGTGACGTGGCGCGCCGGCATGACGTTCATCCTGGCCAGATCCGCTTGTGGCGAAAGTCGTTCAACTATGTTGATCGACCGACGGTGTTCCTTCCAGTGGAAATCGTGGAGGAGTTTGGCGTAAGTCAGGCGTCTACGACGGCAACGAGGCTGGCGATCGTCGAGATCTTGCTTCGAAACGGTCGGAGTTTGAAGGTTCCTGTTGACGTTGAGTTGAAACTGCTCGGCCCGCTCGTCGCTTGCGTGGAGGCGGCATGA
- a CDS encoding transposase → MSAPSSRTRNFPMIEAVAERLKGAPRQFRHRWSDEFKERAVAEAMEPRASVSAIAHRIDSERPVSCFC, encoded by the coding sequence ATGTCTGCGCCGAGCTCTAGAACTAGGAACTTCCCCATGATCGAGGCCGTTGCGGAACGGCTTAAAGGTGCGCCGAGGCAGTTCCGACATCGTTGGTCCGATGAATTTAAAGAACGGGCTGTAGCTGAAGCGATGGAGCCTCGCGCAAGCGTTTCAGCGATTGCACATCGCATTGACAGTGAGCGTCCAGTGAGCTGTTTTTGCTGA